From the Candidatus Binataceae bacterium genome, the window AGGGCGGCTGGCGCCAGCCGCGGCCGTGAAACCGGGGCTTGTGCGACGGCAGCGGCGTCGAGCGTCGTGCGCAACTGCAATGCCTCTAAGCGCGCGCGGCGGCGCCGCGCCGCTTCATCATCGCGTTGGCTTCCGGATAGGTTATCGTGTCGGCCGCGATGAACCCGTAGGTTCCAGCGCCGAGCAGCTCCTGCGCGGCCTTGCGCGCCACTGTCATCGCGGCAAGTCCGGGCCACGAGCCGACGCTCACGCGAGCCACCCCCATCCGCTCCAGTTCGGCGACCGGCGGCGTTCCCGGACCGGCGAGGACGTTGAGCGGGCCGTTGATACGACGGGCGAGCTCGGCGATCGTCTGCGCGTCACGCACGCCGGGCACAAACAGGCAATCGGCGCCCGCTTTGCGGTAGGCGGTGGCGCGTCTTACCGCATGGTCGAGGCGGCTTTCTCTGGGGCCGACGCCGAGTAGGAAGACGTCGGTGCGCGCGTTGATCACCAGCGGCACGCCGGCTTTGGTGGAGGCCTCGCGCGCGGCAGCCAGCCGTTCGAGCGCCTGCGGCACTTCGTACAACTCGCCGCGGCGTTCCTGGATCGAATCCTCGAGATTCACTCCGACGGCGCC encodes:
- a CDS encoding isocitrate lyase/phosphoenolpyruvate mutase family protein; the encoded protein is MEPNTQRQKAEALRAMHDRSRILVLVNVWDAMSARATEEAGARAIATSSATMANALGYPDGEVAPREEIAAAIARIARVVEAPVTADIESGFGRTPADVADTIRMVIEAGAVGVNLEDSIQERRGELYEVPQALERLAAAREASTKAGVPLVINARTDVFLLGVGPRESRLDHAVRRATAYRKAGADCLFVPGVRDAQTIAELARRINGPLNVLAGPGTPPVAELERMGVARVSVGSWPGLAAMTVARKAAQELLGAGTYGFIAADTITYPEANAMMKRRGAAARA